The sequence AATGCTGGGGGGGCCCTGGGTGCATGTGGATGTGACCATGGGGCTGGGAATTCCCTGTGCTCGTGCTCTGGAGGGGCTGGGGAAACTGTGGTTCCTGTCATCCACATTCACAGGAGGAGGGAGGCTTCTCCTattggtgctgggggtggggagaggcgctAACAGGGGGTCCTGTCCCCTCACAGCCCTTGCTGCCCGGGGGAGGCAGGGCCCCAGAACAGGGCTGGACTCGctcctgctgctccctgcagtggggctggggggtaacTGGTTTTGTTTCTTCTTGGCCCAGGTTGAGTGCCGGCACCATGGGAACGGGGCCCATCTCGTCTCCATTCACAGTACTGGAGAAAATAATGTGTTGGCTCTTTATGTCAAGCGGTACCACAGAAGGAACAGTCCCGTCTGGATCGGACTGTTGGATCTTGAGGAGGTGAGTACCCGGTGCCCGCTGGGCCCCTGGCAGCCCCCCCGTGCCCCGGGTTCTGTTTCTCTGCTCAGTGAGGTGGTTGTTTGGGGCGGGGGTGCCGCCAAAGCAGGATTTCCATTGGAACGGGGTGAAAAGGGGCTGTAACCGTCTGGGTTTTCAGTCACCGGATAGATCCCCAGCGCCCAGGGCAGAGTATAAACTGCTGGTATTAATATTCACATTCGTTACACGAGCGCCCAGGGACCCCCACACCGGCCCGTTGTGCTCAGACCGTACACGCCTGGCACGAgagtcagccccagccccacacggACGAGACGTCTAGACGAGGGCTCGTGGAAAGGGGCAGCCACACGGGCAGGGCGAACAATGCCAGGGCAGCCGAGCCCTGGGAGTGCTGTCACTCTGGGTGTATTCGTCCTCAGGGTGGGCTTAGTGATGGGGGGGTCCCCTGGCCAGAGGCGCTTCAGCTCCAGGCCTGTAGCGGGATCCCCGGTGGGGCCCGATACCCACCCAACACAGGCCCAGGACAAGGCAGGTCCTGGGGCTGGCAGGAACGGGAAGGTGGCAGATACCCCCTAGCTACAGAGGCTTAATCGCTTACAGTTCAAAGTGGGCAACCGCGGTTCTTGTTTGGcccctgggccaggccagttGCGAGtcagggctctgcaggccagtgccggggggaggggagcggggcgggAGGTGCTCCAGTCCAGTCTCTAGCCCAGCAAAGAGGCTGGTTTCCAGGACAGGATCAATTAGTGTCtctccctggggccctgcccagctgctgctgctcccccatggACTCGGGCAGGACGCCGGCAGGGATGCTGTGTATGGTCATGTGTGTGACGTGGGACTTGCATGAGCACAAATCTTCTATGTAATCCACACAGCCAGCTGCGGAGGCTGGACGGGCCGTTTCGGAGAGCTCTGGGCGGTGGCACGTGGTGGGTGCGGCTGGCCCTGCTGCCCGGCGGGAAGCCGGAGAGCAATGCACCAGTGGTACCGATGGGAGACGGGGGAGCTCTGCGGGCAGCACTGCTGGGCCGCACAgacgctccctgctgcagccgcTCCTGTCTGGACCAGGGCACGGGAGAGGCTGGTGCTTCGGGGGCAGCGTCGGAGCAGACCCCTGCACGAGGCTCCCTGCAGCCGACAGGCTGCCACTTGCTAAACACGCCCGGCTGCTCTTGGCCTCCTCACTTCTCACTGTGATCAAATGCCAGAGACAGAGACCTCCTGGCCCACCCCTCGGGGCGTTAACAGAGCCTGGGGCAATGTCAGCACGGCCTCTGCCCCTGTGCAGCTCCCCCTGCGCCCACCCACTGAGGAGCTGCCTACCGAGGGACATGGCCCCATACAAAAGCCTGGGGAATTAATAACAGGGAAAGGTCAGGGTAAGGAAGCCAGGACCAGGAGCAAGCTGAGGCGGCCAGGACtgagcaggagcaaggctgggaaacaagcaggagcAGGAcatggagcagggctggagcaggacagGAGCACGAAGAGGAGCAGCAGGCACAGGGAGGATCGCGGCCGTGGCATGAACACACTGAGCAGCCAGAGAGCTGCTGGGCTAAGAGCCGGCCAGCTGCCCTTCCTGCCCAGGCAGGTGGTGCAGTCAGTCCGGTGGCCTGCAGCCGGCTGGCTGCGCGGGTTGGGTTGCCAGGTGACTAattctgctgcaggccctgatccctgacagTGCGAACCCCAGCTTCATccagcgcccccgccccccagaactAACGCCGGGATCTCTGCAGCGGGGAGCAGAGTAACTCTCCTGTGGATGGGCTTTGGGAGCGTCGTCGTGTTGGTCGGTGCACACGGGAGAGAACGGGTCAGCAGCGTGGGTCTGCGGGACAGCGCGTGGGATGACGCTGCCGTGGTTGCCTGTCGGGCTGGGCTGGAGATGGACGTGGAAGCTGAGGGCAGGTCGGGGTGCGCTCCCCTCGGCGAAGTGGGgatggcaggggcagggggtgctggagaCTCTCCCTTCACTTGCTATTTTCATGCTTCCGAGGGCTTGGGCTGGTCCTGGTGTAACTTCAGCTGCCAGTAAGTGTAGCCCTGGTTGTCAGCACTGACATTTCACAGCAATGATCAATGTCTCCAGTGTCACTGGGCAGCCTCTGCCCGTGCCCTTCCCCTGGCCCCTCGGCTCCGGGACATGTCTCTAGCTGTGTAATCTTGGGTTTTACAGGGGCTCTGCTCTCCTTTGTCTCTGCAGAATCAAAGCTGGAGATGGGCCGATAAATCCCTGGTCAGCTTCAGTGCTTGGGATAACGGGCAACCTGATAATCAGAACCTAAACGAGGCCTGTGTAGTGTTAGAAAGTCCAGGTAAGTCGGTGGATCAGACCCACATGCACTTACAAGGGGAACCCTGGCAGTTCTGTGACCACACAGGTCCTGAGATACTGATCCGAGTTGTCCGCAGCGCGCTCTGGGGTGCCGATCCCTGCTCCTCTCTCtttcctgccccatgctgggagggcagtcaggagagAACCCCTTGTCTGACCTGGTAAAACTCCTACTTACCAGATCCCCTGCGTCAGTTCACATCTCTGCTCCAGTGACAGGCAAGAGAGacgtgtgtgtacacacacacaccctggcccCAGAGGGGGACTCTGCTGAGCTGTTAAAGGGGGATGGCTCTGAGTCACTGTTGCACCCCTGCTCTGCAAACACTGATCCACACAATGATGTGGGCACCGAGCTGCATTTGGCCCCCTTGCGGGGTCGTGTTACTCACAAGCATTTGCACACATGCCGGCTGCTTGTGAAAGTGCTGCACCATCTCGGAATGTCCACAGACTGAGCACGAATGAAGGTTCCCAAGGAAACTGGCACCGGGAGGGGATCGTTCGCAGAAGCTGCAGCCAGGGAGCAGACCCCGTGGCAGTAGCATACGTGACCGAGGGCTCACGGCgccagtggggaggggaagaagttcCAAATAGCCCAGACGGCGGCAGTGactagcccagtggttttcaacctttttgtattggtgaccccttctGCACAGCAAGCCTCTCAGTGTGACCCCCGTTATACGTTCACAAGGAGAGGGGTCATTTAATGTAATGGGGTTCGGGGCTGTCAGCCCCACAGAGctgacagctccctgcccccatgtAACCACCTTGCAACCCCATAAGGGGTCCAGATcccaagtttgagaacctctggactGGCCAGTGTTAGTGGATAACGAGGGGTCGCTTTGCAGACAGGTTCTGAACAGGAGAGGAGCGAAATACACAATGAATCCCCTGCCTGGCCCTGATCACTGAGTGCTGTGTCCGCACGGGGCCTGCAGTGCCAGTgggtgtggggagtgaggggcagggtcGGGGCTCAGACCAATTCCATTTATCACTGGGACAGGCCTGGGCTTGCCATAAGCCGGGTGTGGTAGACAGTCACATGCTATAGTAACAAGCAGCCAATTGACCATTGGGCTCTGTAATAATTGATTAACGTTTTACTAAAACATTAATTCTTTGTTACTTTTATAAACTATTCCTAAATTGCACCCATATAAGGAACATGGAAGTCCCAAAGCCAAGGAAAGTACTAAGGCTGCCTATGTAACCTTAACGGAGCCCCTGGTACGGGCGCATCATGATACGGTCTTGAGTTACAGGCTCACTGTCTGTCAGGCCTGATGCCAGCAGATGGGCACAGCCAGGGCCGCAGTCACTGGACGGGGCTAGAGTCAAACAGCAGCAGAAACCCGCACCCACGAGGAGCAGTAGCACATGGACCAGGCGTCTCCCCTTTCACGCTGAGCCTCGGCATCTCTTTGCAGTGTTATGCAGACAAAACCACACAGGAttgtttcaggggacaagacaagatgtcacgtttattataacacaatttgatCTATAACCACTAGCTAATAGCTAAtacttacttacacacacacacccccaaatgttctgcagctgctgaatagctaccagtcctgaatgtagcttgggCTCGTggtggctaactggccaggaaagccgggcacaagggAGGGCTGGGACTCTAttgggcatgcaccgatgcccttccatgttggcagcagaatgttaccctccaaagtcttccatctcccccatcctttttgtaggctttagtttgaatccagagtctatcggtcttgctgtgtcactctgcctctgggtccggtGTGACTGATCCCCTGTCAACTGCAGACATGACTtgcagcctaggacctggctttgatgtttcttcaattgtacctttgttcttttcttttgagggtggactcctcttcctttgtcagggctgttgtctgcatcttcagccgttgggtgtttacactttctttcatcaggacaggctggagctggaggttgattccatcatccgtACATACCTCATTCCCACATCTAAATTACACTAATCAgtttacagcagggttttgcaaaaatggagtgagcattttaaaatggagtttggggcAAGTTAAaggaatgacaaacagtgagcagaagctACAATGTTGAAGCAGTGCAAATTTCAGTGATTTAAGAAGCAATTGGCTTGAAAGTGAAattcaattagccagttattggggtaaccaattagccagttattggggtatgaatgaatgttgtttaattcataaactttgcttatgaagttatatgaataaagtgaacaattaaaaacaatttcattgatcagttttACAGCAGGATGGGGCTGCCCCAATCTGTGCACAGGAGCTGGGATCTTCTCCAAGGGGCATGGAATGGGGCAGGGTTGGGGTCACTGTACGAGCAGAAAtggcccaccctgccccaccctatgggtcatttctgtttttctttctagGTTTTCAGAAATGGCATGATTATCCCTGTGAACACAGACACTCTTTCATTTGTAAGCGCAAACCCTAGGGGAGGCAGCTTGCCTGCACCTGGGGATTCGGTCCCTCTGGCTGCCCTGGGGGACCAGGTCCTGTGTCCCTGGCTGCAAAGCCCCTTTGGCAAAGCATCGCTGTGTTATGCTGTGTCACTCCCGCTCTGCTGtgcccccttctctctctgtcgCACCTCTGCTCTTCTCTTCTCAGCAATCTCAGCACAGTGACGTGATAATAAACTTTCCCTGGAGCATTCAGCTCAGTGTGTGTCTCCTTCCTCCTGTTCCTGATCCTGGCCTGGACACTTCCATGTGTCGCCTGGCTCCAGCCTCAGCACCCCAGAGCTAGGGCTTCAGGGGCAGGAAAGGGAATGAATTAAGAATGAGGAGGGCCTGGCCTTCTGGTGAAAACATCGCTACCCCTGAGACACGGCCCATGCAtcctgctccccccccgcccccgggggctCATCCCTTCTGTCCTGTTTTGGGGGTAAAAGAGAAGCGTTAgtggagatgggctggagctggagtTGCTCCTGTTCAAGTTTGGTTTGATCCCAGGTGGCGTTCGGAGTTGCCAGTGGCACTTGGGATGGTGTTTTAGGCCCACTCTGGTCAGGATGTTTTCAGGATGAGGATGACGAAGACCAGGAGACGGTGCAGGCAGCAGCTCTGATGAGAAGGCTGGCGTCGGTGCCTTTGTCTGCGTCCCCGGGATTCCTGCTGAAGTGTCTTTGTGGATAGCAGAGTCACTGGTCCGTCCGCCCGGCATTTTAAAGCCTGTGGAGAGAGCAGGAATACAGAACCGAAAAGACggagtcaggactccagggttccagtcccagctctgccggaGGCCTCTGCGTGACCTGGGGaacatcccttcccctctcccctgccataTTTATCTCTGTCCCTGACTGACGGgggcctcctctgcccccagccttcATACAGCCTCTCTCAGAGCGTCCCCTTATTGTGCTGGCCCCAGGTCTTTCCTCCAGGAAAAGGGGCTCTCCTGATTCAATCCCATTCAAATAGCAGCTAGAATAGTCACCAAACTGGCAAACCAAGTTTCTTCGATTTCAGCTTTAAAACCTAACTGGCCTCCTGGCAAAGCCACAAACATGAGGCCTGTTCGGGGTACCAGAGGTAGGGGACCCGCACAGTACAGCTCCTTTCAAGGAATCCAATGGTTTAGCACAAGCTGGACAAACTCAGCCCTGTGTATGTGAGCGGGATCTGAATGGGCTCCCCTCTGCCCTGTGGGGATGAGCTGGGGGAGCAGACCTCAGGAGCAGACCGTATCTGACACGCCTGGGCTGCCTCGGTGCTCGGCAGACAGACCTGCTTTACCACAGTGCTCAGCTGGGCTGTTCTGGGTTAGTCTGGGACGCGGGgtgtgaaatgttgttatcctcatTGTACGAATCCAAGGCGGCAGGACCGTACTCACCCTGCCTGATCGACCCTCACGCGCTGGGCGGGGCGAGTGACCCCAATCCAGGACGAGCCcgagggggtggggccaggtgtTCTCTCCTGCCGGGGCTGGGGACTCTGTTTAAAGACAACGTGATCAAAGACAACACAGaatgcagcagcaggggggtCCCCCACTCCCCAGGGAACGCACTAAGCGCCGGGCTAATTGGCAGAGCCTCAGAACTCAGCGTCGCAGCTCGAGGCAGAAGCGGGAAACAGCAAATGGGGCAGAGCCAGCGACGAGCCCACGGCAAAGGGGTCGGGACAGAGACAGCAGCGACAGTGTGAGCTGCGGCAGCCGGGCCATTGCGCAGCACCCCCGGGGCGGGAGGTGAAGCCAACGAAGACACCCCTGAACTGTGGGACTTCCCTGTCGTGGGAAACCAATGGGGcgtggaggggatggggcagtgtgcattCAGGGACATTTGTCCATCCAACAGCCAGactgcaaggtgggaaactgaggcaaatgtACCCAGGGAATGGTCCCACTCTCGTGGGGAAGTTTCCTGGCTTCTGTGCTACCCTGATGGAATTGGagagtgaaaggatctgagtccccaCCCCGGATGCCTGCCTGCcctcattgtggatagctctttgaaatcatccactcaatgtgcagcggcagtcaaaaaagcgaacagaatgttggaaatcatcaagaaagggatcgataataagacGGAAAATGTCCCACTGCCTCTATAGAAACCCATGggacgcccacaccttgaacactgcgtgcagatgtggtcgccccagctcaaaaaagatatactggacgtggaaaaggttcagaaaagggcaacaaaaatgattaggggcatggaacagcttttgtatgaggagagattaataagactgggacttttcagcttagaaaagagatggctaaggggggatatgatagaggtctataaaatcatgagtgatatagagaaagtaaatcaggaagtgttatttactccttctcataatacaagaacaaggggccaccaaatgaaattaataggtagcaggtttaaaacaaacacaagaaagcattttttcacacaacacactgtcaacctctggaactccttgccagagggtgctGCGAAGGCCAACACTATGATGGGGTTCAAAAGgtagctagatagattcatggaggacaggtccatcaatgactattagccaggatgggcaggaatggtgtccctagcctctgtttgcccgaagctgggattgggtgacaggggacggatcacttagaatcatagaatcatagaatatcagggttggaagggaccccagaaggtcatctagtccaaccccctgctcgaagcaggaccaattcccagttaaatcatcccagccagggctttgtcaagcctgaccttaaaaacctctaaggaaggagattctaccacctccctaggtaacgcattccagtgtttcaccaccctcttagtgaaaaagtttttcctaatatccaatctaaacctcccccactgcaacttgagaccattactcctcgttctgtcatctgctaccattgagaacagtctagagccatcctctttggaaccccctttcaggtagttgaaagcagctatcaaatccccccccattcttctcttctgcaggctaaacaatcccagctccctcagcctctcctcataactcatgtgttccagtcccctaatcatttttgttgcccttcgctggactctctccaatttatccacatccttcttgaagtgtggggcccaaaactggacactgtactccagatgaggcctcaccaatgtcgaatagaggggaacgatcacgtccctcgatctgctcgctatgcccctacttatacatcccaaaatgccattggccttcttggcaacaagggcacactgctggctcatatccagcttcttgtccactgtcacccctaggtccttttccgcagaactgctgcctagccattcggtccctagtctgtagcggtgcattggattcttccatcctaagtgcaggaccctgcacttatccttattgaacctcatcagatttcttttggcccagtcctccaatttgtctaggtccttctgtatcctatccctcccctccagcgtatctaccactcctcccagtttagtatcatccgcaaatttgctgagagtgcaatccacaccatcctccagatcatttatgaagatattgaacaaaaccggccccaggaccgacccttggggcactccacttgataccggctgccaactagacatggagccattgatcactacccgttgagcccgacaatctagccagctttctacccaccttatagtgcattcatccagcccatacttccttaacttgctgacaagaatactgtgggagaccgtgtcaaaagctttgctaaagtcaagaaacaatacatccactgctttcccttcatccacagaaccagtaatctcatcataaaaggcgattaaattagtcaggcatgaccttcccttggtgaatccatgctggctgttcctgatcactttcctctcatgcaagtgcttcaggattgattctttgaggacctgctccatgatttttccagggactgaggtgaggctgtcttgatgatcacctgtctgttcattccctttggggcacctggccctggccactgtcagaggacaggatagtgggctggatggacctttggtctgacccagtctggccgttcttatgttcttatgccctCGAGGACTCCACTTCCCTCTCCCATGCGGCAGAGTCCTTGTCACcctgacaaggctgggcccagatTCCCTGGGGTACTTGACCATGGGAGACTCAGGATGGAGCGAGCGTGTCCCCTCTGAGGGGTAATCTCTGCTCACCAGCCACTTCCCTGACCCAGCAATCGCTGCATTGAGTTTAAACCACACACAACTTATTAAACAGCAACTGCAaaaaatgagggggaaatggaaaagGTGGAAGGATCCAGGAACCCGCCTGATGGGCCAGGGGATACCACAGACTAGGGTCTCTGGGACTCTGGGATTCACAGCCTGTTCCCTACATTTCCAGGCCCTGGCTGCGCTGCGGTGACACTGCGGGTCAGACACCTGTTCTGGCAGTGCCCAGATGCCCTCAGGCTGCAGGTGCTgggacccttctccccagcattGCCCCCCCCATCAGGTTTatcccgcccgccccccccccccgagtctgGCCTGCCACGGCCTCTGATCTGGTgacgtctccctgtgctgggtccactgcccagggccccttcgctctgcccagctgctcaccgcacttGGCTCCAGAGTTACTGGTGTAAGCTGAGTctggatgagctctcccctgacatcgaGTGGTGAGCTggggaaaaggacttcaggagctgatctcccTTGCATGGGCActcccaccctgcctaggtgctcagcaggatgggattgcttgcccaaatggtcactttcgGCTGGTGTGCGATCCCCAAGCTCCTTGTTATTGGAGCAGGAGCAATAAAGCCTTGTTATCATTGTTGTGTgaaccaagggcagcagaactgtacttggcatgtCCTGAGTGAGGGACTCACCTGCAACTAAATGGCACTCACAAGGCATGGGACACGGTTCCAACACTCCAGTGAGTTGAGTGTCATCTTCAGTTCCTGTATAACCCtgctgccaggccaagttgatagcagcaagggctgggttcagcacacaggggttccctctcaaagcaaatgcaaaactggcttgagcccccacccagtgacctgggaaaatcttacacaccccctgggcgcctcgaAGAGGCAATagttcccctctcgcaagcacggcgtctcggtgtagcagagacatgaggtaaacgacatcagcattaaattggggaaacaccccaactagtgttcattaaccaaaccatgagcaaagacccaccccagcaaattgggccacgtcctttccctcgggttcttgagtcccagaacccaaacgtctcttgagtccagcaagccacaaatcacccaaagttcaaaaagtccagccccagagttcaaaagttcatctgcagagtgttgctccccagtctggctaaaatgtgcctgtgtgtggggggaaagaggtaacgggcaccttacgtgtcctgaagctgactgccccacagggctcggctctgctctgctctctcacaaccggctccgctctgcacagctcgccgtctcacgaacgctccgCCAGCCTAGccacgaacagcaccactgcactccaGTTCTTCTGGCTCCCCACTGCTTGACAGAGcgctcagtgattccagctcatgggagccttagtgctggtgcaccaggaggccaaagtgaattcagcacagtacctgtagcaagactcttaatagacccaaaactagctctgacattccacagtggagagagacagaggtgcaatggGTGTGTCAGGCCCttacaaaggggcccacaccaccaggtacaaatacCTGCCTCAAGCCTCTCTcagttcacagagttttggaacccatgtcccctgcctagcgagtgctacttagttgatggcgagtccctccatcataacaaaaggccacgtgcagttccaagcacagttcccataatcagggtaataacgatttattcttcccgccccaataacagagacactggggatcccacaacagccaaagtgaccatttgggcagctatggcctcattctaggcggggtgggtgtgcctatgcaaacgagatcagcccctgaagttcttttccacaacttgccacacctcaccaccagatgtcagggtggagctcatcctgactctgcttacatcctccccccagccgagaatttggcgtcccgacaaatcatactccttttataccaactcattggtttcctccaaagggcctcaggaagcccactttagcttccacaagcctgtgtgctaaatgtattggctcctcactagtcaccccaggtgcatcataagttaaccgtttcactggtcttatcaccctgtctcgtctattgagaatctctgttgccgaggtagggggaacatcctcttgagtgacggatggagagccttcctttgagggtcccttggctactggcgtaggcccctgcactcctagttctaacgctggagggtccaaggtgcccaggacatcctctacctgtctgtccccattgtccaataacctgtgtgtgtcatcacaggggggtctcatcagcagcaccggggt is a genomic window of Lepidochelys kempii isolate rLepKem1 chromosome 1, rLepKem1.hap2, whole genome shotgun sequence containing:
- the LOC140907130 gene encoding C-type lectin BpLec-like isoform X3 produces the protein MGPVTYFSLCLLGCLIFSPSLAGARDVTCPEGWLLFQGNCYGYFFQEKTWIEAEVECRHHGNGAHLVSIHSTGENNVLALYVKRYHRRNSPVWIGLLDLEENQSWRWADKSLVSFSAWDNGQPDNQNLNEACVVLESPGFQKWHDYPCEHRHSFICKRKP